In Eulemur rufifrons isolate Redbay chromosome 3, OSU_ERuf_1, whole genome shotgun sequence, a single window of DNA contains:
- the NDN gene encoding necdin, with the protein MSEQSKDLSDPNFAGEAPNSEMHDSPGVPVGVPPTASPAATLAEPQSPPLGPTAAPQAVPPPQAPSEEGDPKALQQAAEQGRAHRSLSPAQLGPAPPAPAQLVQKAHELMWYVLVKDQKKMIIWFPDMVKDVIGTYKKWCRSILRRTSLILARVFGLHLRLTNLHTMEFALVKALDPEELDRVALSNRMPMTGLLLMILSLIYVKGRGARESAVWNVLRILGLRPWKKHSTFGDVRKLITEEFVQQNYLKYQRVPYIEPPEYEFFWGSRASREITKMQIMEFLARVFKKDPQAWPSRYREALEEARALREANPGAYCPRSSVSED; encoded by the coding sequence ATGTCGGAACAAAGTAAGGATCTGAGTGACCCCAACTTTGCAGGCGAGGCCCCCAACTCCGAGATGCATGACAGCCCAGGGGTTCCAGTGGGGGTCCCTCCGACCGCCTCTCCGGCCGCGACCCTCGCAGAGCCACAGAGCCCTCCTCTAGGCCCGACGGCCGCCCCTCAGGCCGTGCCGCCGCCCCAGGCCCCAAGCGAGGAGGGCGACCCGAAGGCCCTGCAGCAGGCCGCGGAGCAGGGCCGCGCCCACCGGTCCCTGAGCCCGGCCCAGCTCGGCCCAGCGCCGCCCGCCCCGGCCCAGCTGGTGCAGAAGGCGCACGAGCTCATGTGGTACGTGCTGGTCAAGGACCAGAAGAAGATGATCATCTGGTTTCCAGACATGGTGAAGGATGTCATCGGCACCTACAAGAAATGGTGCAGAAGCATCCTCAGGCGCACCAGCCTCATTCTCGCCCGAGTGTTCGGGCTGCACCTGAGGCTGACCAATCTGCACACGATGGAGTTTGCGCTGGTCAAAGCTCTGGATCCCGAGGAGCTGGACAGAGTGGCGCTGAGCAACCGCATGCCCATGACAGGCCTCCTGCTCATGATCCTGAGCCTCATCTACGTGAAGGGCCGCGGTGCCAGAGAGAGTGCTGTCTGGAATGTGCTGCGCATCCTGGGGCTGCGGCCCTGGAAGAAGCACTCCACCTTCGGAGATGTGAGAAAGCTCATCACCGAGGAGTTCGTCCAGCAGAATTACCTGAAATACCAGCGCGTACCCTATATTGAGCCTCCCGAGTACGAGTTCTTCTGGGGTTCCAGAGCCAGCCGTGAAATTACCAAGATGCAAATCATGGAGTTCCTGGCCAGGGTCTTTAAGAAAGACCCCCAGGCTTGGCCTTCCCGTTACAGAGAAGCTCTGGAGGAGGCCAGAGCTCTGCGGGAGGCTAATCCTGGTGCCTACTGCCCCCGTAGCAGTGTCTCTGAGGACTAG